A genomic segment from Tuwongella immobilis encodes:
- the secD gene encoding protein translocase subunit SecD — protein sequence MQRSFLRPFLVCLIPVLASMAVVIAAFVKYQNGAGGFKLGVDLVGGTILVYEVDAERMQQQNASATDGARSNFEINELVDSLKRRIDPVSQKNITIRPVGDTRVEIILPYGAGTDPSKKATTSSDVQAVQDLISQAGRMEFRILANQNDDQPIISALREYYANAKTDPVKSSRLEFLALNGLAPVVPPGNYNVFGDPEDFVNYAWVELSLDERDQLKLSNKYETPAEGMDNSFWKELEAARKTGDIVVKSNPTNDGTSSAVYFSRPCISKRYKEDERAKMKYEYFVLTRVTRYKPDNVTREGSINSLVIGERNVSMTAFPSQDSQLRPAVGFRLSGDGPRMFGEMTERNRPSGAATSATVRNLAIVLDDKIISAPNLQAVISDSGIISGSFTQDDVTYMVRLLKSGALPAILKAQPVSVSTIGPTLGADTIRSGTTAVVAAFAAVLLFMVWYYRFAGFVASVALFANLLLTVAFMVAVNATFTLPGLAGLVLTLGMAVDANVLIYERVREELDRGANLLTAIRNGYDRAFPTIIDTHLSSIFTAIVLYSVGNDTLKGFGISLTVGLVISLFTSLYITRTMFDYWMVKTRPTTLKMKRMLSKQNIDFMSLRKVFFPTTVVLTVLGIGLFLWRGQAGLNIDFLGGTAYGGRLEKPIEISELRKLVTETAMAARLKVESVKPTDDPLKYTIAFANADAATPTVTVQLANNPLPKQPDATPEARAEAVKARVSQLPDVSVEQLFLSSDTASSGSRYFTLRTTEREASLVQVMLDRLFRDAENKPLLDMTLLESWKQEKADYILTFNSHISSSYIRSLLDRQFPGTSAERTQIPFELEGIADDNPANADERYKTMKLIPLAVPVDGARTAHLVGPVFGVPFSLQTGPLSVPARMLAIQGLPDPSTMPEILSKVKTQLAQSPQPERLDVFDGVLAQETQSRAIYAILASWVAILMYLWFRFGSWTFGLAAVLCLIHDLALTLGIIAACHYLFDTPIGWLFQLQDFKINLDTVAALLTLVGYSVNDTIVVFDRIREVRGKNPMLTPAIINQSVNQTLSRTILASLTTWLVVVVLYLFGGEGVHLFSFVMVVGVLIGTYSSIYVASPLLLWLGEGQPAKPAAPPVPVKAPAKAAPSKDGDASK from the coding sequence ATGCAACGATCTTTTCTTCGACCATTTTTGGTCTGCCTGATCCCGGTACTCGCCTCGATGGCTGTCGTCATCGCGGCGTTTGTCAAGTACCAGAACGGTGCAGGCGGCTTTAAGCTCGGCGTGGACCTCGTCGGCGGGACGATTCTCGTTTACGAAGTCGATGCGGAACGGATGCAACAACAGAACGCCTCGGCCACCGACGGCGCTCGCTCCAACTTTGAAATCAACGAGTTGGTGGACTCGCTCAAACGCCGGATTGACCCTGTCTCACAAAAGAACATCACCATTCGCCCGGTGGGTGATACCCGCGTGGAAATCATCCTGCCCTATGGCGCGGGCACCGATCCCTCGAAGAAGGCGACCACGTCCAGCGATGTGCAAGCCGTCCAGGATCTCATCAGCCAAGCGGGGCGGATGGAATTTCGGATTCTCGCCAATCAAAACGACGATCAGCCGATTATCTCGGCCCTGCGAGAATATTATGCCAACGCCAAAACCGATCCGGTCAAGTCCAGCCGGTTGGAGTTTCTGGCGCTCAACGGCTTGGCTCCGGTGGTGCCGCCCGGCAATTACAACGTCTTTGGTGATCCCGAAGATTTCGTGAATTACGCCTGGGTGGAACTCAGCCTGGATGAGCGCGACCAGCTCAAGTTGAGCAATAAGTACGAAACACCCGCCGAAGGGATGGACAACAGCTTCTGGAAAGAACTGGAAGCCGCCCGCAAGACGGGGGATATCGTGGTCAAATCGAATCCCACCAACGACGGCACCAGCTCGGCGGTTTACTTCTCGCGCCCCTGCATCTCCAAGCGGTATAAGGAAGATGAACGGGCGAAGATGAAGTACGAATACTTCGTGCTGACTCGTGTGACCCGCTACAAGCCGGATAACGTCACCCGCGAAGGCAGCATCAATTCGCTGGTCATCGGCGAACGCAATGTCAGCATGACGGCGTTCCCCTCGCAAGATAGCCAGCTTCGCCCGGCAGTCGGCTTCCGCCTCAGTGGGGACGGCCCACGGATGTTCGGTGAAATGACCGAACGCAACCGCCCCTCCGGTGCCGCCACCTCGGCGACGGTTCGTAACCTGGCCATCGTGTTGGACGACAAAATTATCTCCGCTCCGAACCTGCAAGCGGTGATTTCCGATAGCGGGATCATCAGCGGCTCGTTCACGCAAGATGATGTCACGTATATGGTTCGGCTGCTCAAGTCGGGGGCGCTGCCCGCGATTCTGAAGGCCCAGCCGGTGAGCGTGAGCACCATCGGACCGACGCTCGGTGCCGACACCATCCGCAGCGGGACAACCGCCGTGGTCGCCGCGTTTGCCGCCGTCCTCCTATTCATGGTGTGGTACTACCGATTCGCCGGGTTTGTCGCGTCGGTGGCGCTGTTCGCCAACTTGCTGCTGACGGTCGCGTTCATGGTCGCCGTGAATGCCACGTTCACGCTGCCCGGTTTGGCGGGCTTGGTGCTGACGTTGGGGATGGCCGTCGATGCCAACGTGCTCATTTACGAGCGCGTCCGCGAAGAACTCGACCGCGGTGCCAATCTGCTGACCGCGATTCGCAACGGGTACGATCGAGCCTTCCCGACGATTATCGACACGCACTTGTCGAGTATCTTCACCGCGATTGTGCTCTACTCCGTGGGCAACGATACGCTCAAGGGGTTCGGCATCAGTTTGACCGTCGGTTTGGTCATCAGCTTGTTTACCTCGCTGTATATCACCCGAACGATGTTCGATTATTGGATGGTCAAGACCCGCCCCACGACGCTGAAGATGAAGCGCATGCTGTCGAAGCAAAACATCGACTTCATGTCGCTGCGGAAAGTCTTCTTCCCGACGACGGTGGTGCTGACGGTTCTCGGCATCGGTCTGTTCCTGTGGCGTGGCCAAGCGGGATTGAACATCGACTTCTTGGGCGGTACCGCCTACGGTGGCCGACTGGAAAAGCCGATCGAAATCAGCGAATTGCGTAAGTTGGTGACCGAAACCGCGATGGCCGCGCGGTTGAAGGTGGAATCGGTCAAGCCGACGGATGATCCGCTGAAGTATACGATCGCGTTTGCCAATGCCGATGCAGCGACGCCGACGGTGACCGTGCAACTGGCGAACAATCCGCTGCCGAAACAGCCGGATGCCACGCCGGAAGCCCGAGCCGAAGCCGTGAAAGCACGCGTGAGCCAACTGCCGGACGTCTCGGTGGAACAACTGTTCCTTTCCAGCGACACCGCCAGCAGCGGCAGCCGCTACTTCACGCTACGGACCACCGAGCGCGAAGCGTCTCTGGTGCAGGTGATGCTCGATCGCTTGTTCCGTGATGCGGAAAACAAGCCGCTGTTGGATATGACGCTGCTGGAAAGTTGGAAGCAAGAGAAGGCCGACTACATTCTGACCTTCAACTCGCATATTTCGAGCAGCTACATTCGTTCGCTGTTGGATCGGCAGTTCCCCGGCACCTCCGCCGAACGGACGCAAATTCCGTTTGAACTGGAAGGCATCGCGGATGACAACCCAGCCAACGCGGATGAACGCTACAAGACGATGAAGCTGATTCCGCTGGCGGTGCCGGTGGATGGCGCGCGAACGGCGCATCTGGTTGGCCCGGTCTTCGGGGTGCCGTTCTCACTGCAAACCGGGCCGCTCTCGGTGCCCGCTCGCATGCTCGCCATCCAAGGGCTGCCCGACCCCAGCACGATGCCGGAGATTCTCAGCAAGGTCAAAACGCAATTGGCGCAATCTCCGCAACCGGAACGGCTCGATGTGTTCGACGGCGTTCTCGCTCAGGAAACGCAATCCCGGGCGATCTATGCGATTCTCGCCTCGTGGGTGGCGATTCTGATGTACCTGTGGTTCCGCTTCGGAAGCTGGACCTTCGGTTTGGCTGCCGTGTTGTGCTTGATCCACGACTTGGCGTTGACGCTCGGCATCATCGCGGCCTGCCACTACCTGTTCGATACGCCCATTGGGTGGTTGTTCCAGCTTCAGGACTTCAAGATCAACCTCGATACCGTGGCCGCGTTGCTTACCTTGGTGGGGTATTCGGTCAACGATACGATCGTGGTGTTTGATCGAATCCGCGAAGTGCGGGGCAAGAATCCGATGCTGACCCCGGCGATCATCAATCAGTCGGTGAACCAGACCCTCAGCCGCACCATTCTGGCATCGTTGACCACCTGGCTGGTGGTGGTGGTGCTGTATCTGTTCGGCGGCGAAGGTGTCCACCTGTTCTCCTTCGTGATGGTCGTGGGCGTGTTGATCGGGACGTACTCGTCGATCTATGTCGCCAGCCCGCTGCTGCTGTGGCTGGGCGAAGGGCAACCCGCCAAGCCCGCTGCCCCTCCCGTCCCGGTGAAGGCTCCCGCGAAAGCGGCCCCGAGCAAGGACGGCGATGCCAGCAAGTAA
- a CDS encoding TIGR03960 family B12-binding radical SAM protein: MMNTTLKEAVLRVLPQVTTPAQYLGGELNSVVKDHRQVRGKLCLAFPDTYTLGMSHHGLQVLYTIMNNDPQWACERAFTPWLDFEAALRKHRLPLYSLETFTPLGQFDLIGFSLQYEVSYSNVLNMLDLGGVPMWVKDRTLEHPLVIAGGPGAQNPEILAPFVDLFVIGDGEESLPHIMQMWMDLKQAGNLSREDILAAIVRSVNWAYAPQFYEPEYHPDGTIAAMHRTRSDVPKEIMACTITKDFDDIPLPTKPVVPFVATPHDRIAIEIMRGCPHQCRFCQSTVIKRPLRIRSVETIVQAALESYRNTGTNEISLLSLSSSDYPHFEELVKRMHEVFNPLGVNVSLPSLRINHQLRTLPGLIRGVRRGGLTLAPEVARDDMREQIRKKIKNDDLFEGCREAFKNGWERVKLYFLCGLPGERPADLDGIVEMAETIARIGKEVRGRYAEVTASVSNFVPKPHTPYQWNGQQPREYFEWAGRYLKSRCRLKSVSIKQHDIDTSLLEGILTRGDRRIAPALYEAWRRGARLDGWKECFNAQLWWDTFRDLGIDTAFYSQRQRPMNEVLPWDHVNVKKGRAYLEKEQERSRVQLTVMAEATM; this comes from the coding sequence ATGATGAACACCACACTCAAGGAAGCCGTGCTGCGCGTGCTTCCACAAGTGACGACTCCCGCTCAATATCTGGGCGGCGAACTCAATTCGGTGGTCAAAGATCATCGCCAAGTCCGCGGGAAACTCTGTCTGGCCTTCCCGGATACCTACACGCTGGGCATGAGCCACCACGGGCTGCAAGTGCTCTACACGATCATGAACAATGATCCGCAATGGGCCTGCGAACGGGCCTTCACGCCGTGGTTGGATTTCGAGGCCGCGCTCCGCAAGCATCGACTGCCGTTGTACAGCCTGGAGACGTTCACCCCATTGGGGCAGTTCGATCTCATCGGCTTCAGCCTGCAATACGAAGTCAGCTATTCCAACGTGCTGAATATGCTCGACCTGGGCGGGGTGCCGATGTGGGTGAAGGACCGCACGCTGGAGCATCCGCTGGTGATCGCGGGTGGGCCGGGAGCGCAGAATCCCGAAATCCTTGCGCCGTTTGTGGATCTGTTCGTCATTGGCGATGGCGAAGAGAGCCTGCCGCACATCATGCAGATGTGGATGGATCTGAAGCAGGCCGGCAATCTGAGCCGCGAAGATATTCTCGCCGCGATTGTTCGCTCCGTGAATTGGGCGTATGCCCCGCAATTCTACGAGCCGGAATATCACCCCGATGGGACGATTGCCGCCATGCACCGCACGCGATCCGACGTGCCGAAAGAAATCATGGCGTGCACCATCACCAAAGATTTCGACGATATTCCGCTGCCGACCAAGCCGGTGGTGCCGTTCGTCGCCACGCCGCACGATCGCATCGCCATCGAAATTATGCGTGGCTGCCCGCACCAGTGCCGATTCTGCCAATCGACGGTCATCAAGCGGCCGCTCCGCATCCGCTCGGTGGAAACCATCGTGCAGGCCGCGCTGGAAAGTTACCGCAACACGGGCACCAACGAAATCAGCCTGCTCAGCCTCTCCAGCAGCGACTACCCGCACTTCGAAGAACTCGTCAAACGAATGCACGAAGTCTTCAATCCGCTGGGCGTCAATGTCTCGCTACCGAGTCTGCGGATTAACCACCAATTGCGAACGCTGCCCGGCCTGATTCGTGGCGTCCGTCGCGGCGGATTGACGCTGGCCCCGGAAGTGGCCCGCGATGACATGCGCGAGCAAATCCGCAAGAAAATCAAAAACGACGATTTATTCGAAGGCTGCCGCGAAGCCTTCAAAAATGGCTGGGAACGGGTCAAACTCTACTTCCTCTGCGGATTGCCCGGCGAACGGCCCGCGGATCTCGATGGCATCGTGGAGATGGCCGAGACGATCGCCCGCATCGGCAAAGAAGTGCGCGGCCGCTATGCCGAGGTGACGGCGTCGGTGTCGAATTTCGTCCCCAAGCCGCACACGCCCTATCAGTGGAACGGCCAACAGCCCCGCGAGTATTTCGAGTGGGCCGGGCGATATCTCAAGAGCCGCTGCCGACTGAAATCGGTCAGCATCAAGCAGCACGATATCGATACCAGTTTGCTGGAAGGAATTCTGACTCGGGGCGATCGTCGGATTGCGCCCGCGCTCTACGAAGCCTGGCGTCGCGGGGCACGGCTCGATGGCTGGAAAGAGTGCTTCAACGCGCAATTGTGGTGGGACACGTTCCGCGATCTTGGCATCGACACCGCGTTCTACAGCCAACGGCAACGCCCCATGAACGAGGTGCTGCCGTGGGACCATGTCAACGTCAAGAAGGGCCGCGCCTACCTGGAAAAGGAACAGGAACGCAGCCGCGTCCAACTCACCGTCATGGCCGAAGCGACGATGTAA
- a CDS encoding VOC family protein produces the protein MHATAIESMVVVVPNLEAVAEQYARLGIAIGPLQIPVPDLHVRSLVVGHSDPLQVLRFIEPPAHVEPHHPLRWRASQRLAEQGAGAVALILQVPHLRSSVATLAAKGVPATCMLDGPFAWFDLREEAGVAFGLCNDSVLPTVPAAHAFPLKRMDHLAIITHQLEATTRFWHDQLDLPVVGEIVTPTMIIRQIRIGDVMLELLGPTDADSPIWKRPQGLLSMTSWEVPDLEAAVAQARAAGFHPSDPAIGVLPGTRTATIPGTDLGGVNMQLLQYVS, from the coding sequence ATGCACGCCACAGCGATTGAGTCGATGGTGGTAGTGGTCCCGAATCTGGAAGCCGTCGCGGAGCAATACGCCCGATTGGGCATCGCGATTGGCCCGTTGCAAATTCCGGTGCCGGACTTGCATGTCCGCTCGCTGGTGGTGGGCCACTCCGACCCGCTGCAAGTGCTGCGATTCATCGAGCCGCCCGCGCATGTGGAGCCGCACCACCCGCTTCGGTGGCGAGCCAGCCAGCGCTTGGCCGAACAGGGTGCCGGGGCCGTCGCCCTGATTCTCCAAGTGCCGCATCTGCGTTCGAGTGTCGCCACACTCGCTGCCAAGGGTGTCCCCGCGACCTGCATGCTGGATGGTCCATTCGCGTGGTTTGACCTGCGCGAAGAAGCCGGCGTCGCCTTCGGACTGTGCAACGATTCGGTGCTGCCAACCGTCCCCGCAGCGCATGCGTTCCCGCTCAAACGCATGGACCATCTGGCGATCATCACCCATCAACTGGAGGCCACCACCCGATTCTGGCACGATCAACTCGATCTGCCAGTGGTGGGTGAAATCGTCACTCCAACGATGATCATTCGGCAAATTCGCATCGGCGATGTCATGCTGGAACTGCTCGGCCCAACCGACGCGGATAGCCCGATCTGGAAGCGGCCACAGGGGTTACTGAGCATGACCTCGTGGGAAGTGCCCGATCTGGAAGCCGCCGTCGCCCAGGCCCGCGCGGCCGGATTCCACCCGAGTGATCCCGCCATCGGAGTGCTGCCTGGCACCCGCACGGCAACGATTCCCGGCACCGACCTCGGTGGGGTGAACATGCAATTGTTGCAATATGTGAGCTGA
- the yajC gene encoding preprotein translocase subunit YajC has protein sequence MVMALILSGWLLLADVEAPAADAGAAPVAGAEGPAATGKQQQPPALFQFLPFILILGVFFVLQLRTTRQQQRQQQEMLAGLKKNDRVVTTSGIIGVIVGISEPSGNEPSEVTLRVDEDTKTRIKVLRTSIHYVLTRGDTDPAKS, from the coding sequence ATGGTGATGGCGTTGATTCTATCCGGCTGGTTGCTCCTAGCCGATGTGGAGGCTCCCGCGGCGGATGCCGGGGCGGCTCCCGTGGCTGGGGCGGAAGGGCCCGCAGCGACTGGCAAGCAACAACAGCCACCGGCGTTGTTCCAGTTTCTCCCGTTTATTCTGATTCTCGGGGTGTTCTTTGTGCTGCAACTGCGGACAACCCGGCAACAGCAACGTCAGCAACAAGAAATGCTGGCGGGGCTGAAGAAGAATGATCGAGTCGTGACGACGAGCGGGATCATCGGCGTCATCGTGGGAATCTCCGAGCCATCCGGCAATGAACCCAGCGAAGTCACCCTGCGGGTGGATGAAGATACCAAGACGCGCATTAAAGTGTTGCGGACGAGTATCCATTATGTGTTGACCCGTGGGGATACGGACCCCGCCAAGAGCTGA
- a CDS encoding amidohydrolase family protein, which translates to MTNTPATQGDAPEWNRTGHDFSQRQHLHYTGPIYDLHAHVTMTAPSDQAAGPAGGAGAAGSADSAARMLDIGQQYHVIQTVSMCPPQDIVPLRERLGDRIRFNGMINKKPEEPDSAAIDLVDRFLEAGIEIVKLWAAPRGRDRGLTLDPPWRIAALRHAIQAGIRIVMVHVGDPDRWFETVYTDSAKYGTKADQYIPLRRLMQEFSDCTWIGAHMGGSPENPEFLQELFESHPNFYVDTSATKWQVREISKRTNAIRALVTKFPDRFFWGTDLVTRHPLPEEHYESRYWCMRTLWESDWVGPSPIADPDHVPQPGEGPTPTLRGLALPTHLLQAVYTDNAVRLLQSRN; encoded by the coding sequence ATGACCAATACCCCCGCGACGCAGGGTGATGCCCCGGAATGGAATCGCACGGGACATGACTTTTCCCAACGTCAGCATTTGCATTACACCGGCCCGATTTACGACCTGCACGCCCATGTCACCATGACCGCCCCCAGCGATCAAGCCGCGGGTCCGGCGGGTGGCGCGGGCGCGGCTGGCTCGGCAGATTCGGCGGCCCGCATGCTCGACATCGGCCAGCAGTATCACGTCATCCAAACCGTTTCGATGTGTCCGCCGCAAGATATTGTCCCACTGCGGGAACGGCTCGGCGACCGCATTCGATTCAACGGAATGATCAACAAAAAGCCGGAAGAACCCGATTCCGCAGCCATCGATTTGGTCGATCGATTTCTGGAAGCGGGCATCGAAATTGTCAAATTATGGGCCGCCCCACGCGGACGCGATCGCGGACTCACGCTCGATCCGCCCTGGCGAATTGCCGCGCTGCGTCACGCCATCCAAGCGGGCATCCGCATTGTCATGGTCCACGTCGGCGACCCCGATCGCTGGTTCGAGACGGTCTACACCGATTCCGCCAAGTATGGCACCAAGGCCGATCAGTATATTCCGCTGCGTCGATTGATGCAGGAATTTTCCGATTGCACCTGGATTGGTGCCCACATGGGTGGCTCGCCGGAAAATCCGGAATTTCTCCAAGAACTGTTCGAGTCGCACCCGAATTTTTATGTCGATACCAGCGCGACCAAATGGCAAGTGCGGGAAATCTCCAAACGCACCAATGCGATTCGGGCGCTGGTGACGAAGTTTCCGGATCGCTTTTTCTGGGGCACGGATCTGGTCACGCGGCATCCACTGCCGGAAGAGCATTACGAAAGTCGCTATTGGTGCATGCGCACGCTCTGGGAATCGGATTGGGTGGGGCCATCGCCGATTGCCGACCCGGATCATGTGCCACAACCCGGCGAGGGGCCGACACCGACGCTGCGCGGCCTGGCTCTGCCGACGCATTTGCTGCAAGCGGTGTATACCGACAACGCCGTTCGGCTGTTACAATCGCGGAACTAA
- a CDS encoding DNA-directed RNA polymerase subunit alpha C-terminal domain-containing protein yields the protein MDTPIDLRALLVEREDCDSGTVSKLREGLAQGGNQPRALREVHELLEKKLETADPVKAKKWHLKLGIVCFFLGRMEKAVDHLKQTEGALSQFYLGRALVNRQAWDEALEAFDTAEKSGYAAPQVQLQRAGIYRQKNEVATARAILDKLKEMGSHSAEYHFQLAGCHQAEGMRLEFIKSLERAVELDPSHTGALFQLGYANDLAGNDEDAIGYYERCLKYPPIYKGVLNNLGVLYEDTGRFDKAMDCYNRLIKADPLDERAKLFARDAEQSMTMYYNPDEEQTNIQFRQVLELPVSDFELSVRSRNCLKKMNIRTLGDLTRITEAQLLASKNFGETSLLEIRQIMDAKGLRVGQSLEQGAQFETRYRPQQPMSAEEQALLNKSVSELNLSVRARKCMNRLAINTLSELVSRSADDLLEAKNFGMTSLTEVRDKLSQLGLKLRGD from the coding sequence GTGGACACGCCCATTGATTTGCGAGCGTTGCTGGTCGAACGCGAGGATTGTGATTCAGGCACCGTCTCAAAACTGCGGGAAGGGTTGGCACAAGGCGGCAATCAACCGCGCGCCTTGCGCGAAGTACATGAGCTATTGGAAAAGAAACTCGAAACCGCCGACCCCGTCAAAGCCAAGAAATGGCATCTGAAATTGGGGATTGTCTGCTTCTTCCTGGGCCGCATGGAAAAAGCCGTCGATCACCTCAAGCAGACCGAAGGGGCACTGTCCCAATTCTATCTGGGACGGGCACTGGTGAATCGGCAAGCCTGGGATGAGGCGCTGGAAGCCTTCGACACGGCGGAAAAGTCCGGCTACGCCGCCCCGCAAGTGCAATTGCAACGTGCCGGGATTTATCGTCAGAAGAACGAAGTGGCGACTGCCCGCGCGATTCTGGATAAGCTGAAGGAAATGGGCAGCCACAGCGCAGAATATCACTTCCAATTGGCGGGCTGCCACCAAGCGGAAGGGATGCGTCTGGAGTTCATCAAGTCGTTGGAGCGTGCCGTCGAACTCGACCCCAGCCATACCGGGGCGCTGTTCCAACTCGGGTACGCCAATGATCTGGCGGGCAATGATGAAGACGCCATTGGCTACTACGAACGCTGCCTGAAGTATCCGCCCATCTACAAAGGTGTGCTCAACAATTTGGGCGTGCTGTACGAAGACACGGGCCGATTCGACAAGGCGATGGATTGCTACAATCGTCTGATTAAGGCGGATCCGTTGGATGAACGCGCCAAGCTGTTCGCCCGCGATGCCGAACAATCGATGACGATGTATTATAATCCCGACGAAGAACAGACGAATATCCAATTCCGTCAGGTGTTGGAACTTCCCGTCTCGGACTTCGAGTTGTCGGTTCGCAGCCGCAACTGCTTGAAGAAAATGAACATCCGCACGCTGGGCGATCTGACGCGGATCACCGAAGCCCAACTGCTGGCGAGCAAAAACTTCGGCGAAACCTCGCTGCTGGAAATTCGTCAGATTATGGATGCCAAGGGGTTGCGCGTTGGTCAATCGTTGGAGCAAGGGGCGCAATTCGAAACGCGCTACCGCCCGCAACAGCCGATGAGCGCGGAAGAACAAGCGTTGTTGAACAAGTCGGTCAGCGAATTGAACCTGTCGGTGCGTGCTCGCAAGTGCATGAACCGGCTGGCAATCAACACGCTTTCGGAATTGGTGTCGCGTTCGGCAGATGATTTGCTGGAAGCGAAAAACTTTGGCATGACCTCGCTGACGGAAGTCCGCGACAAATTGTCGCAACTTGGGTTGAAATTGCGTGGCGACTGA
- the tgt gene encoding tRNA guanosine(34) transglycosylase Tgt: protein MATEPTAPTQPPAAIRFTLLATDGRARLGRLETPHGLVDTPIFMPVGTQATVKGITPDQLAAFGSRIILGNTYHLTLRPGDALIAELGGLHRFMSWNGPILTDSGGYQVFSLADVRKITDAGATFKSHIDGKILDLTPERAVEIQQNLGSDIAMVLDECPPAKAPDAVMQAAVDRSIRWAERCKAAHTRKDQAQFAIIQGGLDIKLRQRCAEALVAMDFPGYAQGGFSVGESPEEMAAALPECVDVMPTHKPRYLMGVGRPQDLLAGVASGIDMFDCVMPTRNGRNAMAFTNSGPVRLRNAQHRRDPAPLASDCACYTCQHFSRAYLHHLFHVEEMLGPTLVSLHNLAFYLDLMARTRSAIAAGRFAEFHADCLARWSGNA, encoded by the coding sequence GTGGCGACTGAACCGACTGCACCCACGCAACCTCCGGCGGCCATTCGGTTTACGCTTCTTGCGACTGATGGCCGCGCCCGGCTGGGACGCCTGGAAACACCCCATGGATTGGTGGATACGCCCATCTTCATGCCGGTTGGCACGCAAGCGACCGTGAAGGGGATCACCCCGGATCAGCTTGCGGCCTTTGGCTCGCGGATCATCCTGGGCAACACGTACCACCTGACCCTCCGCCCCGGCGATGCCCTCATCGCCGAGTTGGGGGGCTTGCACCGTTTCATGAGCTGGAACGGGCCGATTCTCACCGACTCGGGCGGCTACCAGGTGTTTAGCCTGGCCGATGTCCGCAAGATCACCGATGCCGGGGCGACGTTCAAATCGCATATCGATGGCAAGATTCTGGATCTCACCCCCGAACGGGCGGTCGAAATTCAGCAGAATCTCGGCTCCGATATCGCCATGGTCTTGGACGAATGCCCGCCCGCGAAAGCCCCGGATGCGGTGATGCAAGCGGCGGTCGATCGGTCGATCCGCTGGGCGGAACGCTGCAAGGCGGCGCACACCCGCAAGGATCAGGCGCAATTTGCGATTATCCAAGGTGGGCTGGACATCAAACTTCGGCAACGCTGTGCGGAAGCCCTGGTGGCGATGGATTTTCCGGGATATGCCCAAGGCGGATTCAGCGTGGGCGAATCGCCGGAAGAGATGGCCGCCGCCCTGCCGGAATGCGTCGATGTGATGCCGACCCACAAGCCGCGATACCTGATGGGCGTCGGTCGGCCGCAGGATCTGCTTGCGGGAGTTGCTTCGGGAATCGATATGTTCGATTGCGTGATGCCGACTCGCAATGGTCGCAATGCGATGGCGTTCACCAATTCCGGCCCGGTTCGCCTGCGGAATGCCCAACATCGGCGAGATCCCGCGCCGTTGGCGTCCGATTGTGCCTGCTACACCTGCCAACATTTTAGTCGGGCATATTTGCATCATCTTTTTCATGTGGAAGAGATGCTCGGCCCGACGCTGGTTTCGTTGCATAATCTGGCGTTTTACTTGGACCTGATGGCCCGGACCCGATCCGCGATTGCCGCGGGACGGTTTGCGGAGTTCCATGCGGATTGTCTTGCCCGCTGGTCCGGAAATGCCTAG